A stretch of Lathyrus oleraceus cultivar Zhongwan6 chromosome 6, CAAS_Psat_ZW6_1.0, whole genome shotgun sequence DNA encodes these proteins:
- the LOC127096080 gene encoding uncharacterized protein LOC127096080, with product MVTGILSGNHKVLGVSIPLNTIKPDSVAYQENIESLGNNISDDVEQTGAHKESNVDKPLDNVAGEEVHVTHDVSNNPNCEAETVDLEEFSDNELLSSVVPSIAKRVRTRREKKTVSLRSPRKRIDLPTSSNPKVAVESSLKRKVHGPTKSWSKGVPKKKKTKSVVVESDSDVPCDVPDTVSKKKPTTSKLAASVLEVPIDNISFHFASSVNRWKYVYQKRLALERELAQNVLECKEIMDLIQEDRLMKTVTQFSKCYEILVKEFMVNVSEECADGKSKEFNKVYVRGKCVHFSPSVINMYLGRPDVAQPELEVTDNKIYQVITANQVRKWAFKGKLVASKLSVKYAMLHKIGAANMVPTNHKSTVAVMLGKFIYAVGTKANFDYGSYIFDQTLKHAGSFSVKGPIAFPSLICGIVLNQFPNILTENDSMKRRDSPLSFNHKLFLGTHVPDIAMAIGETSSVCNQPGKVAVIAMLKETCKELEARKLNLEKLISKLEMT from the coding sequence ATGGTGACCGGAATATTGTCTGGTAATCATAAGGTCCTTGGGGTTTCCATTCCCTTAAACACCATTAAACCTGATAGTGTTGCTTATCAAGAAAATATTGAGTCTTTAGGAAATAATATCTCTGATGATGTTGAGCAAACTGGTGCTCATAAGGAGTCAAATGTTGACAAACCCTTAGATAATGTGGCTGGTGAGGAAGTTCATGTCACTCATGATGTCAGTAACAACCCTAACTGTGAGGCTGAAACAGTAGACCTGGAGGAATTTTCTGATAATGAGTTGTTGTCCTCAGTcgtccctagcatagccaaaagggtgAGGACTAGGAGAGAAAAGAAAACAGTGTCTCTAAGGTCCCCCAGAAAGAGGATTGATCTGCCAACCTCTTCCAATCCAAAGGTGGCAGTCGAGAGTTCCCTCAAGAGGAAAGTGCATGGTCCaacaaaatcttggagcaaaggGGTGCCCAAGAAAAAGAAGACCAAGTCTGTTGTTGTTGAGTCTGACTCAGATGTTCCATGTGATGTCCCTGACACTGtgtcaaagaagaagccaaccactagcaagcttgCAGCTAGTGTCCTTGAGGTACCAATTGACAACATATCGTTCCATTTTGCTTCAAGTGTAAACAGGTGGAAATATGTTTATCAGAAGAGGCTGGCTTTGGAGAGGGAATTGGCTCAGAATGTCTTGGAATGTAAGGAGATTATGGACCTTATTCAAGAGGATCGTTTAATGAAAACTGTGACTCAGTTCTCAAAGTGTTATGAGATTTTAGTGAAGGAATTTATGGTCAATGTGTCTGAAGAATGTGCGGATGGAAAGTCGAAGGAATTCAATAAAGTGtatgtgcgaggcaagtgtgtACATTTCTCTCCCTCAGTGATTAACATGTATTTGGGAAGGCCTGATGTAGCTCAACCTGAACTTGAGGTGACTGACAACAAAATCTAtcaagtcatcactgctaatCAAGTAAGGAAGTGGGCTTTCAAAGGTAAGTTGGTGGCCAGCAAACTGAGTGTGAAGTATGCAATGCTGCACAAAATTGGAGCTGCTAACATGGTGCCCACCAATCATAAATCTACAGTTGCTGtaatgcttggaaagttcatatatgctgttggaaccaaagccAATTTTGACTATGGATCCTATATTTTTGATCAAACATTGAAGCATGCAGgaagcttcagtgtgaaggggcctatagcctttccttctcTCATCTGTGGTATTGTGTTGAATCAATTTCCAAACATCTTAACAGAGAATGATTCTATGAAGAGAAGAGATAGCCCTTTATCCTTCAATCATAAACTGTTCCTAGGTACGCATGTTCCTGACATTGCCATGGCAATAGGTGAGACATCAAGTGTATGCAATCAACCAGGTAAAGTTGCTGTCATTGCAATGCTCAAAGAAACATGCAAGGAGTTAGAGGCAAGGAAGCTCAATTTGGAAAAATTGATTAGCAAGTTGGAGATGACTTAA